The following DNA comes from Syntrophorhabdaceae bacterium.
AAGTACTCGCAGAAGTTTGCCCTGTCCTTTTCCTTCACATAGTCTGCCTGAGGTTCCCTGCAGGAATTATGTTTCCCCGTATCATAGAAAAGGCAGTTCATGCAGACATGGAGATCGGATCTGCACGATAGACATTCGTCCTTGAAGGATATCTTCTCGTCTGTAACCGGTGCGTGGCACTTGAAGCACGTCTTCATAGTCTGTCGAGAAGCTCCCTGAGATCTTTTATGACATTTCTGCCGTCTTTTATTGAAAGCTGATGGCTGACCGCTGAATGTTCATGCTGTAAATAGTATGCCTCGATCCCCATAGCTGCCGGCACATCATGATCGAAGACCGGGTGATCGCCGACATGCGCTATCTCGTGGGGTAAAACTCTGAGTAGTGCACAGAGCCTCCTGTAGAACTGCTCCTCCTTTTTCACCATCCCGTAATCCGTTGTGGCTGATATGATATGAGTAAAGTATCCCGCTAATCCTGAGCAGTGGAGTTCTTTGTCAACAAAGATCCGCGCCGCATTGGACGCAACGACAAGTGTATACCTTTTCGCAAGCTCTTCGAGAACCTCCCTCGCGTGGGGCACTATTTCTATATGCGATTCATATTTTACAAGGAGCTTATCGGCCGGCACCGGCAGGTCAAACCGTTTTAGCCAGTGCTCTATATCGTACCAGGTGATCTCCCCGTCACCCACTGATTCGTATTCCTGCCTGATGAACCTTTTTGCCTCATCGAATGACATGGAATATCTCTTCGCATACACCTCAGGTATGCCGTGGTTCCATACCATCTCACCATAATGCCCGCTTACGATGGTCCCGTCGAGGTCAAAGGAAATGATCTTTTTCATGGTCGCTTATTATACACCATTTCATTAAAATACAATAGGCAGCCGGATTTCCTCCAGCTGCCTGTCAGTCGTGAACTATGAGCTGATTTATTACTTCACCACCCCCGCCCCTGTGCCGGAGAACGTCCGTGCCGTAGCGTTCGTCGTGCCTGCCGCGGCGCCTCTGAATGTTATTGCATATCCGTTGATCTGCCCGCTGCCGTTCGTTACCGTTGCCAGCCACTTGCTGTTATCCACGTTGTTGTTAAACTGCTTTAATGTGAACTGTGCGTTGACTGCCGTGCCTGTCAGATTATACGTGGTATTGACAGTGGGCTGATACCCGGTCGACCAGTTCGCGTTCACATTGCCTGTTGCCCATACCTGCGGTTTACCGCCACTTGTAGGGGCAAAGAACTTTACGCTGTTCATATTGATGTTCGTCATCCCTGCCGCACTGTACGAGAGGTTGTCCACACCCACCTCAACACAAGGGACGTTCAGCGCCTGGAGTTTCGACGGTTGGTTGTCAACCATCCAGAGGAACTTGCTTGCCTCTATCCACAGCCCCGCGCTGATCGCCTGGTACGTCAGCACCACGGGGTCATAGGTGCCTACTGTCTCCCCGACGCTAATCCACGTCTTCCCCGTATTGATATCTGCGCCGTAACCTGCGGTCGTACCCTCAAGCTTGCTCCCTGACCAGAGCGTTCCCGTCAATTCGCTGCCCATGATCTGCGTCCACGAGAAGTATTTGTGGTCCGCGGAGAGCGACCACGACGCCGATGTCGTTCCGTCATAGGTCCCGCTGCTCACCGATCTCCATACGCCCCAGTCCTGGCCGGTGATGCTCAGGCTTTCCCGTTTATAGTATGACGATTTTATCGTTCCGCCCCCTCCGAAGACCCCGCCGGTGAGAACGGGCGTGCCGTTGCTGAGCGAGCCGGCATCGACATTCGCCGGGTAAAGGTCCGCGGGGGTGATGCCGATGCCGCTCGAGACTATCTCGACTGGCGCATCGATAGTGCCATCCATTTTGAACATTGAGATGCCGGAATACGCCGTTCCCGTGAGGGTTCCGAGATGGATGCCGGCGCTGCCGTCATCTTTTACATAGACCGAGGCCCACTTCGCCTTCATCGTATCGTCGCTCGCCTTGTACCCGGTCAGGAACCCTGCGTAGGCATTGGGCGGCGCGTCAAGGGTCACATTCTGACCAGTAATGTAATTGTAGCCTGCGATTGTTTGTCCCCACACGAACGCGGAAGGGCTGACCGGATCATAGGTGCCGATCATCGTTACGGGTGTTGTTCCCCCGTTCCAGAGGGATGTGCCGCCCCCGATATAGGCAGTGAGGGTGCCTTCCGAGACCCGTGTCAATGCGTCTATGGCATAGACGGAGACGTTGTTTGAACCATTATTTCCCACATACACAAACCTCCCCGTGGGGTCAACGGCAACGGAATTAGGGCTGCTCCCCATGACCACCGTCGTGTCTACAGCCGTCAGCGCCCCTGTGGACTGGTTGATGGTATAGACGGAGACATCATTGGAACTACCACTTGCCACATACACGAATTTCCCGGTGGGGTCAACGGCAACAGACCAGGGATTCCACCCTGTGGCCACCGCCGTTCCCGCCGTCAGCGCCCCTGTGGACTGGTTGATGGTATAGACGGAGACGGTGCCGGAAGCTTGATTTGTCACATACGTGAACCTCCCCGTGGGGTCAACGGCAACGGAAGTCGGGCTGGTCTCTGTGGCTGCCGGTGTTCCTGCCGTCAGCTCCCCTGTGGTCTGGTTGATGGCATAAACGGAGACGGTACTGGAAGCATAGTTTGCCACATACGCAAATTTCCCGGTTGGGTCAACGGCAACAGACCAGGGACTGCTCCCCGTGGTTGCAGGTGTTCCCGCCGTCAGCGCCCCTGTGGACTGGTTGATGATATAAACGGAGACGGTATTGGAGCTTTTATTTGTCACATACGCGAACCTCCCGGTGGGGTCAACTGAAACGAAATTTGGGAAACTCCCTGTGGCCACCGCCGTTCCCGCCGTCAGCGCCCCTGTGGACTGGTTGATGGCATAGACAGAAACGGTATTGGAATTATAATTTGCCACATACGCGAACCTCCCGGTGGGGTCAACGGCAACGGAAGTCGGGCTGGTCTCTGTGGCTGCCGGTGCTCCTGCCGTCAGTGCCCCTGTGGTCTGGCTGATGATATAAACGGAGACGGTGTTAGAGCCTTTATTTGCCACATACGCAAATTTCCCGGTGGGGTCAATGGCAACAGACCAGGGAGTATTCCCTGTGGCTGCCATTGTTCCCGCCGTCAGTGCCCCCGTGGTCTGGAGATTATATCGAAATGCGTCAATACTGCTTGCAAATTTGAGCGGCGTTCCTTCCCACGCCCCCACAGAGACAGCCTGCCATAAATCCTGGGAAGAATAGTTATAATAGGTGCCGAGGAGTTCACCGCTCAGCGTGCCCATTTTTGTCATCGTAATGAACTCACCGCTCAGTGTTCCTGTCAGCTTGTCCCCTGTCCAGGTGCCATCGGTGATTGTAGCTATCCAGCGTCCATGATCATCATTAAAATCATCGCTGTAATAGGCGCCGAACGTATCCTCCCCTCCTGTCCTGCCGGTCCATGTTGTGGCACTACCCGGATTCGAGAAGCTACCATAGCCGGTAAGCTTGTAGATGCCCCAGTTTTGGGCGACATGTGAAGCGCTGTTGATGAGGGCCATTGTTTCGAACGATACTTCTGTACTGGTAATACTCCCTGAGCCTAAGGTACCGGCAAGCATGCCCGTGCTTCCACTTGATTCCCGTACTGACGCCCCGAGGTTGTCCGGGTTGATACCGATCGCCGCGTTCTTCTGCACGGGGTAGATACTGCCGTCCATCTCGAACATGCTTATCTCCGGATAGGCGGTACCGGTGAAACTTCCTTTCAGGTAGCCTGCCTTCCCCGACGGGTCAATGTAGAGGGCGATCATCCTGGCTTCCAGGCTGTTATTCAGGTCGATGCCTGTTAGATACCCCTTGTAGTTGCCGTCGTTGTAGTAATTGTTGATCATCGCCTCAGCAATCTCGAAGTAGGCACCGTTGGCGTAGTTGTCAACGATCCGGTGACG
Coding sequences within:
- a CDS encoding HAD family hydrolase; translation: MKKIISFDLDGTIVSGHYGEMVWNHGIPEVYAKRYSMSFDEAKRFIRQEYESVGDGEITWYDIEHWLKRFDLPVPADKLLVKYESHIEIVPHAREVLEELAKRYTLVVASNAARIFVDKELHCSGLAGYFTHIISATTDYGMVKKEEQFYRRLCALLRVLPHEIAHVGDHPVFDHDVPAAMGIEAYYLQHEHSAVSHQLSIKDGRNVIKDLRELLDRL